Proteins from a genomic interval of Piscinibacter sp. HJYY11:
- a CDS encoding LemA family protein, which yields MTTKRLWLAALALAASLGLTGCGYNDFQRLDEQTKAAWSEVLNQYQRRADLIPNLVATVKGEANFEQETLTKVVEARAKATSIQVTPETLNNPEAFNKFQQAQGELSGALSRLLVVSENYPNLKSNQGFQDLRVQLEGAENRVTVARNRYIKAVQDYNVLARSFPSNLTAMVFNYEPKPNFTVQNEAQISTTPTVNFDKPASAAK from the coding sequence ATGACGACGAAGAGACTCTGGCTTGCCGCGCTTGCACTTGCGGCCTCCCTCGGCCTCACCGGCTGTGGCTACAACGACTTCCAGCGCCTGGACGAGCAGACAAAGGCCGCCTGGTCCGAGGTGCTGAACCAGTACCAGCGCCGCGCCGACCTCATCCCCAATCTCGTGGCGACGGTGAAGGGCGAGGCGAACTTCGAGCAGGAGACGCTGACCAAGGTGGTGGAGGCCCGCGCGAAGGCGACGAGCATCCAGGTCACGCCCGAGACGCTCAACAACCCCGAAGCGTTCAACAAGTTCCAGCAGGCGCAGGGCGAGCTGAGCGGCGCGCTGAGCCGCCTGCTCGTCGTCAGCGAGAACTACCCGAACCTCAAGTCCAACCAGGGTTTCCAGGACCTGCGCGTGCAGCTCGAAGGTGCGGAGAACCGCGTCACCGTCGCCCGGAACCGCTACATCAAGGCGGTGCAGGACTACAACGTGCTCGCGCGCAGCTTCCCGAGCAACCTGACGGCCATGGTCTTCAACTACGAGCCGAAGCCGAACTTCACCGTGCAGAACGAGGCACAGATCTCCACCACGCCGACGGTGAACTTCGACAAGCCGGCCTCGGCCGCCAAGTAA
- a CDS encoding YgcG family protein encodes MRLSLAGLLAWLVVLLLALASPVRAQDVQPVPPLSGRVIDQTGTLTPTQVQALTAKLEGIERQRGSQLVVLMVATTQPEDIASYAQRVGDTWKIGRRDVGDGLLIVVAKNDRKVRIEVAKALEGAVPDLAAKQIINDRITPAFRAGDFAGGLNSAVDRLAERIGSEGLPEPSAKSSEWRGDAGGFDLEGIAIFFFIGVPIAGAILTSVFGRKLGSLATAGAAGGLGWWLTTSLLLAGGAALVALVLVGVMGVGSRRGGGMPIIWGGGGGGGWGGGSGGGFSSGGGGDFGGGGASGDW; translated from the coding sequence ATGCGCCTGTCTCTGGCGGGCCTTCTGGCGTGGCTCGTCGTCCTGCTGCTGGCACTGGCCTCGCCGGTGCGCGCGCAGGACGTGCAGCCGGTGCCGCCCTTGTCGGGCCGGGTGATCGACCAGACCGGCACGCTGACGCCCACGCAGGTGCAGGCGCTGACGGCCAAGCTCGAAGGCATCGAGCGGCAGCGCGGCTCGCAGCTCGTGGTGCTGATGGTCGCGACGACGCAGCCGGAAGACATCGCCTCGTATGCGCAACGTGTCGGCGACACCTGGAAGATCGGCCGCCGCGACGTGGGCGACGGCCTGCTCATCGTCGTCGCGAAGAACGACCGCAAGGTGCGCATCGAGGTGGCAAAGGCGCTCGAAGGCGCGGTGCCCGACTTGGCGGCCAAGCAGATCATCAACGACCGCATCACACCGGCCTTTCGCGCGGGCGACTTCGCGGGCGGGCTCAATTCGGCGGTGGATCGCCTGGCCGAGCGCATCGGCAGCGAAGGCTTGCCGGAACCGAGCGCGAAGTCGTCGGAGTGGCGTGGCGATGCAGGCGGCTTCGACCTCGAAGGCATCGCGATCTTCTTCTTCATCGGCGTGCCGATCGCCGGTGCCATTCTCACCTCGGTCTTCGGGCGCAAGCTCGGCTCGCTGGCCACGGCGGGTGCGGCGGGCGGGCTCGGGTGGTGGCTGACGACGAGTCTCCTGCTGGCGGGCGGTGCTGCGCTGGTGGCGCTGGTGCTCGTCGGCGTGATGGGGGTGGGCTCTCGGCGTGGCGGTGGCATGCCCATCATCTGGGGCGGCGGCGGTGGTGGCGGTTGGGGCGGGGGCTCCGGCGGCGGCTTCAGCTCAGGCGGCGGTGGTGATTTCGGCGGCGGTGGTGCCTCAGGAGACTGGTGA
- a CDS encoding TPM domain-containing protein, giving the protein MNRWLRILKHRWLDEADARRALGPETLKRLQARVAQSERGHSGEIRICVEAGLPLSYLWRNATPRERAVTMFGKLRVWDTEYNNGVLIYLLLAEHAIEIVADRGLNRHVSTEQWRELTAGMADAFRRGDYEGGLTAAVDAVGQMLDRHFPSVGPEANPNELPDAPVVQ; this is encoded by the coding sequence ATGAACCGTTGGCTGCGCATCCTCAAGCACCGCTGGCTCGACGAGGCCGATGCACGCCGCGCCCTGGGCCCCGAGACCCTGAAGCGACTGCAGGCACGTGTGGCGCAGAGCGAACGTGGCCACAGCGGTGAGATCCGCATCTGCGTCGAGGCGGGCCTGCCGCTGTCGTACCTGTGGCGCAACGCCACACCGCGCGAACGTGCCGTCACGATGTTTGGCAAGCTGCGTGTGTGGGACACCGAGTACAACAACGGCGTGCTCATCTACCTGCTGCTGGCCGAGCATGCGATCGAGATCGTGGCCGACCGTGGGCTCAACCGCCATGTGAGCACCGAGCAGTGGCGCGAGCTGACCGCCGGCATGGCCGACGCGTTCCGCCGTGGCGACTACGAAGGCGGTCTCACTGCGGCGGTCGATGCGGTCGGCCAGATGCTCGACCGTCACTTCCCCTCGGTCGGCCCTGAGGCAAATCCCAATGAACTGCCCGACGCGCCTGTGGTCCAGTAG
- a CDS encoding DUF3617 domain-containing protein has protein sequence MKSSSLIRWRVVGLIAACAAVAHAQTAPPLKPGLWQVTSERLVDGQKVQMPDMSAQMANMPPEARKQMEAMMKQRGIDMSGGAGNTKICMTREQLDEGRWRSDEGSCKTDFTTRTSTLWKWRSVCTQPTSESEGEASIASPERYTVKINTTSNRKGEPRSMQMTMNAKWLGADCGDVKPLSPPPKTNRPAKP, from the coding sequence ATGAAATCCAGCAGCCTCATCCGTTGGCGGGTGGTCGGTCTGATCGCGGCGTGCGCCGCCGTGGCGCATGCACAGACGGCGCCGCCGCTGAAGCCGGGGCTGTGGCAGGTGACGAGCGAGCGGCTGGTGGATGGCCAGAAGGTGCAGATGCCCGACATGTCCGCCCAGATGGCCAACATGCCGCCCGAGGCGCGCAAGCAGATGGAAGCCATGATGAAGCAGCGTGGCATCGACATGAGCGGTGGCGCGGGCAACACCAAGATCTGCATGACGCGCGAGCAGCTCGACGAAGGCCGCTGGCGCAGTGACGAAGGTAGCTGCAAGACTGACTTCACCACCCGCACCTCGACGCTGTGGAAATGGCGCTCGGTGTGCACCCAGCCGACCAGCGAGAGCGAAGGCGAGGCCAGCATCGCAAGCCCCGAGCGCTATACGGTGAAGATCAACACCACCAGCAACCGCAAGGGCGAGCCACGCAGCATGCAGATGACGATGAACGCGAAGTGGCTCGGCGCAGACTGCGGCGACGTGAAGCCGCTGTCGCCGCCACCGAAGACCAACCGGCCGGCGAAGCCCTGA
- a CDS encoding sterol desaturase family protein has product MPADHIEWNHAHLLALAWTPAYTAAVIAAGWSGTAILAVHLFATLGWFAAFERWRPHRPRWQATPADWRRDASFLGMNAVADGLAGVALAAATLQFTGSGPASMLPLWASAPLAVLVAEFGAYWLHRALHRGGWGWRVHMVHHRPEALNVTNNLTTHPVNVVLLKAVKLLPLALLGFSADAVLLAAVFMQLQSFATHANTRGRMGWLNHVMGTAELHRWHHSARVGEALNFSTSVPLWDQVFGTFRHVPGAEPAEVGVEGPGGYPAATATWALATYPFTRRCCSA; this is encoded by the coding sequence ATGCCCGCGGATCATATCGAGTGGAACCACGCCCACCTGCTCGCCCTGGCGTGGACGCCGGCGTACACGGCAGCGGTGATTGCGGCCGGCTGGAGCGGCACCGCCATCCTGGCCGTGCACCTCTTCGCCACCCTCGGGTGGTTTGCCGCGTTCGAGCGCTGGCGCCCTCACCGCCCGCGCTGGCAGGCCACGCCCGCGGACTGGCGGCGCGACGCGTCCTTCCTCGGCATGAATGCCGTCGCCGATGGCCTGGCCGGTGTCGCACTGGCCGCCGCCACGCTGCAATTCACAGGCAGCGGGCCGGCGTCGATGCTGCCGCTGTGGGCCTCCGCCCCGCTCGCCGTGCTCGTGGCCGAGTTCGGCGCCTATTGGCTGCACCGTGCGCTGCATCGCGGGGGCTGGGGATGGCGCGTGCACATGGTCCACCATCGGCCCGAAGCGCTGAACGTCACCAACAACCTGACCACGCATCCGGTGAACGTCGTCCTGCTCAAGGCCGTGAAGCTGCTCCCGCTGGCGCTGCTGGGCTTCAGCGCCGACGCGGTGCTCCTCGCTGCGGTCTTCATGCAGCTTCAATCGTTCGCCACCCACGCCAACACACGCGGGCGCATGGGCTGGCTGAACCACGTCATGGGCACCGCAGAACTGCACCGCTGGCACCACAGCGCACGGGTCGGCGAGGCGCTCAACTTCTCCACGTCGGTGCCGCTGTGGGACCAGGTCTTCGGCACGTTTCGCCACGTTCCGGGTGCGGAGCCGGCCGAGGTGGGTGTCGAAGGGCCGGGCGGCTATCCCGCCGCGACCGCCACCTGGGCCCTGGCGACGTACCCGTTCACACGCAGATGCTGCTCGGCCTAG
- a CDS encoding Crp/Fnr family transcriptional regulator, translated as MVHSRPADCAACLPEALARVIAADPALTRHWQSLPQRSLKAGETLLRIGEPARHVWWIRQGLLRFYFLSPEGLERNKSFHAEGAWVGSGMPPRSTLSAYAIEALEATEVLELSYESLRDVIARFPAVETVHADALGWAFSEQIAREAELLSEDAASRYARFLRERPELAARLPLHHIASHLGITNVALSRIRRRLGLTRA; from the coding sequence ATGGTTCATTCCCGTCCCGCCGATTGCGCCGCCTGCCTCCCCGAAGCGCTCGCGCGTGTGATCGCGGCCGACCCCGCACTGACCCGCCACTGGCAGTCACTGCCGCAGCGGTCGCTCAAGGCTGGCGAGACCCTGTTGCGGATCGGCGAGCCCGCCCGTCATGTCTGGTGGATCCGCCAAGGGCTGCTGCGCTTCTACTTCCTGAGCCCGGAGGGCCTGGAGCGCAACAAATCCTTCCACGCCGAAGGCGCCTGGGTGGGCAGCGGCATGCCACCGCGCAGCACGCTCAGTGCCTATGCGATCGAGGCGCTGGAAGCGACCGAGGTGCTGGAGCTGTCGTACGAGTCGCTGCGAGACGTCATCGCGCGTTTTCCGGCCGTCGAGACGGTCCATGCCGACGCGTTGGGCTGGGCCTTCTCGGAACAGATCGCGCGCGAAGCCGAACTCCTCTCGGAGGACGCGGCCAGCCGCTACGCCCGTTTCCTGCGCGAGCGCCCGGAACTGGCGGCGCGGTTGCCCTTGCACCACATCGCCAGCCACCTGGGCATCACGAACGTGGCGTTGTCGCGCATCCGCCGGCGGCTCGGCCTCACGCGGGCCTGA
- a CDS encoding F0F1 ATP synthase subunit epsilon: protein MATLHVDVVSAEESIFSGEAKFVALPGELGELGIYPRHTPLITRIKPGAVRIERADNGQEEFVFVAGGILEVQPGTVTVLADTAIRGKDLDEAKASEAKKLAEEALKNAKSDLDLAKAQNELVALAAQIAALRKFRKK, encoded by the coding sequence ATGGCAACCCTGCACGTAGACGTCGTCTCCGCCGAAGAGAGCATCTTCTCCGGCGAAGCGAAGTTCGTCGCCCTGCCTGGTGAACTGGGCGAGCTCGGGATCTACCCGCGCCACACGCCTTTGATCACCCGCATCAAGCCGGGCGCGGTGCGCATCGAGCGCGCCGACAACGGCCAGGAAGAGTTCGTGTTCGTGGCCGGCGGCATCCTCGAAGTCCAGCCGGGCACGGTCACCGTGCTGGCCGACACCGCCATCCGCGGCAAGGACCTCGACGAAGCCAAGGCCAGCGAAGCGAAGAAGCTCGCCGAAGAAGCGTTGAAGAACGCCAAGAGCGACCTCGACCTCGCCAAGGCCCAGAACGAACTGGTGGCGCTCGCCGCCCAGATCGCCGCACTGCGCAAGTTCCGCAAGAAATAA
- the atpD gene encoding F0F1 ATP synthase subunit beta, which yields MASVAAEGKIVQCIGAVVDVEFPRNAMPKVYDALKLAGSALTLEVQQQLGDGVVRTIALGSSDGLRRGLTVSNTGAPISVPVGPATLGRIMDVLGTPIDERGPVSQELTASIHRKPPAYDELSPSQDLLETGIKVIDLVCPFAKGGKVGLFGGAGVGKTVNMMELINNIAKAHSGLSVFAGVGERTREGNDFYHEMSDSKVVDQENLANSKVAMVYGQMNEPPGNRLRVALTGLTIAESFRDEGRDVLFFVDNIYRYTLAGTEVSALLGRMPSAVGYQPTLAEEMGRLQERITSTKVGSITSIQAVYVPADDLTDPSPATTFAHLDSTVVLSRDIASLGIYPAVDPLDSTSRQLDPNVVGEEHYTVARAVQGTLQRYKELRDIIAILGMDELAPEDKLAVARARKIQRFLSQPFHVAEVFTGSPGKYVPLKETIRGFKMIVNGECDSLPEQAFYMVGTIDEAIEKAKKVQ from the coding sequence ATGGCTTCGGTTGCAGCAGAAGGCAAGATTGTTCAGTGCATCGGCGCGGTGGTGGACGTGGAGTTCCCCCGCAACGCAATGCCCAAGGTGTACGACGCACTCAAGCTGGCAGGCTCGGCCCTGACGCTCGAAGTCCAGCAGCAGCTGGGCGACGGCGTGGTGCGCACGATTGCACTGGGTTCGTCCGACGGCCTGCGCCGCGGCCTGACCGTCTCCAACACCGGCGCGCCGATCTCGGTGCCGGTCGGCCCGGCCACCCTCGGCCGCATCATGGACGTGCTGGGCACGCCCATCGACGAGCGTGGCCCCGTGAGCCAGGAGCTCACCGCGTCCATTCACCGCAAGCCGCCGGCATATGACGAGCTGAGCCCCTCGCAGGACCTGCTCGAAACCGGCATCAAGGTGATCGACCTAGTGTGCCCGTTCGCCAAGGGCGGCAAGGTGGGCCTGTTCGGCGGCGCCGGTGTGGGCAAGACCGTGAACATGATGGAGCTCATCAACAACATCGCCAAGGCCCACTCGGGCCTGTCGGTGTTCGCTGGTGTGGGCGAGCGTACCCGTGAAGGCAACGACTTCTATCACGAGATGTCCGACTCCAAGGTCGTGGACCAGGAGAACCTCGCAAACTCCAAGGTCGCGATGGTGTACGGCCAGATGAACGAACCCCCGGGCAACCGTCTGCGCGTGGCCCTGACCGGCCTGACCATCGCCGAGTCGTTCCGCGACGAAGGCCGTGACGTGCTCTTCTTCGTCGACAACATCTACCGCTACACCCTGGCCGGTACCGAAGTGTCGGCACTGCTGGGCCGCATGCCTTCCGCCGTGGGTTACCAGCCGACGCTGGCCGAAGAAATGGGCCGCCTGCAGGAGCGCATCACCTCGACCAAGGTCGGCTCGATCACCTCGATCCAGGCCGTGTACGTGCCGGCGGACGACCTGACCGACCCGTCGCCTGCCACCACCTTCGCCCACCTGGACTCGACCGTGGTGCTGTCGCGTGACATCGCCTCGCTGGGCATCTACCCCGCCGTGGACCCGCTCGACTCGACCTCGCGCCAGCTGGACCCGAATGTGGTCGGCGAAGAGCACTACACCGTGGCCCGCGCCGTGCAAGGCACGCTGCAGCGCTACAAGGAACTGCGCGACATCATCGCGATTCTGGGCATGGACGAACTGGCACCGGAAGACAAGCTGGCCGTGGCCCGCGCGCGCAAGATCCAGCGCTTCCTGTCGCAGCCCTTCCACGTGGCCGAAGTGTTCACCGGTTCGCCCGGCAAGTACGTGCCGCTGAAGGAAACCATCCGCGGCTTCAAGATGATCGTCAACGGCGAGTGCGACTCGCTGCCCGAGCAGGCCTTCTACATGGTCGGCACCATCGACGAAGCCATCGAGAAGGCGAAGAAGGTTCAGTAA
- the atpG gene encoding F0F1 ATP synthase subunit gamma, protein MAAGKEIRGKIKSVENTKKITKAMEMVAASKMRKAQDRMRHARPYAEKVRSLAANLSQATPEYKHPFMVKNETAKTAGFIVVTTDKGLCGGLNTNVLRALTGKLRELEAAGQKTEAVAIGNKGLGFLNRIGAKVVSQATQLGDQPHLDKLIGPVKVLLDAYAEGKLSAVYLCYTRFINTMKQEPVVQQLLPLSAESMAVDKSSHGWDYLYEPDAATVIDELLVRYTEALVYQAVAENMASEQSARMVAMKSATENAGNVIAELKLVYNKTRQAGITKELSEIVAGAAAV, encoded by the coding sequence ATGGCAGCAGGCAAGGAAATACGCGGCAAGATCAAATCGGTGGAGAACACCAAGAAGATCACCAAGGCCATGGAGATGGTTGCCGCCTCCAAGATGCGCAAGGCGCAGGACCGCATGCGCCATGCGCGTCCGTACGCCGAGAAGGTGCGCAGTCTGGCGGCCAACCTGTCGCAGGCCACGCCCGAGTACAAGCACCCGTTCATGGTGAAGAACGAAACGGCGAAGACTGCCGGTTTCATCGTCGTCACCACCGACAAGGGTTTGTGTGGCGGCCTCAACACCAACGTGTTGCGTGCCCTCACCGGCAAGCTGCGCGAGCTGGAAGCGGCTGGCCAGAAGACGGAAGCGGTCGCGATCGGCAACAAGGGCCTCGGCTTTCTCAACCGCATCGGCGCCAAGGTGGTGTCGCAGGCCACGCAGCTGGGTGACCAGCCGCATCTCGACAAGCTGATCGGCCCGGTGAAGGTGCTGCTCGACGCGTATGCCGAAGGCAAGCTCTCCGCCGTCTACCTCTGCTACACCCGCTTCATCAACACGATGAAGCAGGAGCCGGTGGTGCAGCAGCTGCTGCCGCTGTCGGCCGAGAGCATGGCCGTCGACAAGAGCAGCCACGGCTGGGACTACCTCTACGAGCCCGACGCCGCCACGGTGATCGACGAGCTGCTGGTGCGCTACACCGAAGCCCTGGTCTACCAGGCCGTGGCCGAGAACATGGCCTCGGAGCAGTCGGCGCGCATGGTCGCGATGAAGTCCGCCACCGAGAACGCCGGCAACGTGATTGCCGAACTCAAGCTGGTCTACAACAAGACCCGCCAGGCCGGCATCACCAAAGAACTGTCGGAAATCGTGGCCGGTGCGGCCGCGGTTTGA
- the atpA gene encoding F0F1 ATP synthase subunit alpha, translating to MQLNPAEISELIKSRIEGLAGSTDIRNQGTVVSVTDGITRIHGLSDVMQGEMLEFPAGSDGQPTYGLALNLERDSVGAVILGEYEHISEGDTVKCTGRILEVPIGPELKGRVVNALGQPIDGKGPINAKLSAPIEKIAPGVIARKSVDQPMQTGLKSIDSMVPIGRGQRELIIGDRQTGKTAVAIDTIINQKGQNMTCIYVAIGQKASSIKNVVRALEANGAMEYTIVVAASAAESAAMQYVSAYSGCTMGEYFRDRGEDALIVYDDLSKQAVAYRQVSLLLRRPPGREAYPGDVFYLHSRLLERAARVNADYVEAFTKGEVKGKTGSLTALPIIETQAGDVSAFVPTNVISITDGQIFLETSLFNAGIRPAINAGISVSRVGSAAQTDVVKRQSGGIRTNLAQYRELAAFAQFASDLDEATRKQLDRGARVTELLKQAQYSPLPISLMSATLFAVNENFMDDIDVKKVLAFEAGLHQFLKTSHAGLLKKIEDTKKLDDESKAELKNAIGAFKKSFA from the coding sequence ATGCAACTGAACCCCGCTGAAATTTCCGAGTTGATCAAGAGCCGCATCGAAGGCTTGGCCGGCTCGACCGACATCCGCAACCAGGGCACCGTGGTCTCGGTGACCGACGGCATCACCCGCATCCACGGCCTGTCCGACGTGATGCAGGGCGAAATGCTGGAATTCCCCGCCGGCTCCGACGGCCAGCCGACCTACGGCCTCGCCCTGAACCTCGAGCGCGACTCCGTCGGCGCCGTGATCCTGGGCGAGTACGAGCACATCTCGGAAGGCGACACGGTCAAGTGCACCGGCCGCATCCTGGAAGTGCCGATCGGCCCCGAACTCAAGGGCCGCGTGGTCAACGCGCTCGGCCAGCCGATCGACGGCAAGGGCCCGATCAACGCCAAGCTGTCGGCGCCGATCGAGAAGATCGCTCCGGGCGTGATCGCGCGCAAGTCGGTCGACCAGCCGATGCAGACCGGCCTCAAGTCCATCGACTCCATGGTGCCGATCGGCCGTGGCCAGCGCGAGCTGATCATCGGCGACCGCCAGACCGGCAAGACCGCCGTGGCGATCGACACGATCATCAACCAGAAGGGTCAGAACATGACCTGCATCTACGTCGCGATCGGCCAGAAGGCCTCGTCGATCAAGAACGTGGTGCGCGCACTGGAAGCCAACGGCGCGATGGAATACACCATCGTCGTGGCCGCCTCGGCCGCCGAATCGGCCGCCATGCAGTACGTGTCGGCCTACTCGGGCTGCACGATGGGCGAGTACTTCCGTGACCGCGGCGAAGACGCGCTGATCGTGTACGACGACCTGTCCAAGCAGGCCGTGGCCTACCGCCAGGTGTCGCTGCTGCTGCGCCGCCCGCCGGGCCGCGAAGCCTACCCCGGCGACGTGTTCTATCTCCACAGCCGCCTGCTCGAGCGTGCCGCCCGCGTGAACGCCGACTACGTCGAAGCCTTCACCAAGGGTGAAGTCAAGGGCAAGACCGGTTCGCTGACCGCGCTGCCCATCATCGAGACGCAAGCCGGTGACGTGTCGGCCTTCGTGCCCACCAACGTGATCTCGATCACCGACGGCCAGATCTTCCTGGAGACCTCGCTGTTCAACGCCGGCATCCGCCCCGCCATCAACGCCGGTATCTCGGTGTCGCGCGTGGGTTCGGCGGCACAGACCGACGTGGTCAAGCGCCAGTCGGGCGGCATCCGTACCAACCTCGCCCAGTACCGTGAGCTGGCGGCGTTCGCGCAGTTCGCCTCCGACCTGGACGAAGCCACCCGCAAGCAGCTCGACCGCGGTGCCCGCGTGACCGAACTGCTGAAGCAGGCCCAGTACTCGCCGCTGCCCATCAGCCTGATGTCGGCCACGCTGTTCGCCGTGAACGAGAACTTCATGGACGACATCGACGTCAAGAAGGTGCTCGCCTTCGAAGCCGGCCTGCACCAGTTCCTGAAGACCAGCCACGCCGGCCTGCTGAAGAAGATCGAGGACACCAAGAAGCTCGACGACGAGTCGAAGGCCGAACTGAAGAACGCCATCGGCGCCTTCAAGAAGTCCTTCGCCTAA
- a CDS encoding F0F1 ATP synthase subunit delta, protein MAELATIARPYAEALYKAAGNADVKPLVEQLDAVAAVAADAQLRSFADNPKVTAQQVFDVITGVAKVTLSNHVSNLLRTVIENGRLAALPEVAKQFHTLASAKSGVSEATVYSAFPIDDAQLSGVVASLEKRFGRKLNATVQLDPELIGGIKVVVGDEVLDTSVKARLEQMKVALTA, encoded by the coding sequence ATGGCCGAGCTTGCAACCATCGCCCGCCCGTACGCCGAAGCGCTGTACAAGGCCGCCGGCAATGCCGACGTGAAGCCCCTGGTCGAGCAGCTCGACGCGGTGGCCGCCGTGGCCGCCGACGCGCAGCTGCGCTCCTTCGCCGACAACCCGAAGGTCACCGCCCAGCAGGTCTTCGACGTGATCACCGGCGTCGCCAAGGTCACGCTGTCGAATCACGTCAGCAACCTGCTGCGCACGGTCATCGAGAACGGCCGCCTGGCCGCGTTGCCCGAAGTCGCCAAGCAGTTCCACACCCTGGCCAGCGCCAAGTCCGGCGTGTCCGAAGCCACGGTGTACAGCGCCTTCCCGATCGACGACGCCCAGCTGTCGGGCGTGGTGGCCTCGCTGGAGAAACGCTTCGGCCGCAAGCTCAACGCGACGGTGCAGCTCGATCCCGAACTGATCGGCGGCATCAAGGTGGTGGTCGGCGATGAGGTGCTCGACACCTCGGTCAAGGCCCGTCTTGAACAAATGAAGGTGGCGCTGACGGCCTGA
- a CDS encoding F0F1 ATP synthase subunit B, with product MSINATLIAQLIVFLILVWFTMKFIWPPIVKALDERAQKIADGLSAADKAKSELSAANKRVEEQLSAARNDSAQRLADAERLAQSMVEEAKTRAAEEGAKIVAAAKAEAEQESIKAREALREQVAALAVKGAEAILRKEVNAGVHADLLNRLKAEL from the coding sequence GTGAGCATCAACGCTACGCTGATCGCGCAGCTGATCGTGTTCCTGATCCTCGTGTGGTTCACGATGAAGTTCATCTGGCCACCGATCGTGAAGGCACTCGACGAGCGTGCGCAGAAGATCGCCGACGGCCTGTCGGCTGCCGACAAGGCCAAGAGCGAACTCTCCGCCGCGAACAAGCGCGTGGAAGAGCAGTTGTCGGCCGCCCGCAACGACTCGGCACAGCGCCTGGCCGATGCCGAGCGCCTGGCCCAGTCGATGGTCGAAGAAGCCAAGACCCGCGCAGCCGAAGAAGGCGCCAAGATCGTCGCCGCTGCGAAGGCCGAAGCCGAGCAGGAGTCGATCAAGGCCCGCGAAGCCCTGCGCGAGCAGGTGGCTGCGCTGGCCGTGAAGGGCGCTGAAGCGATCCTGCGCAAGGAAGTCAACGCAGGCGTGCACGCCGACCTCTTGAACCGCCTCAAGGCCGAGCTCTGA
- the atpE gene encoding F0F1 ATP synthase subunit C gives MEVISFVALAAGLIIGLGAVGACIGIGIMGSKYLESAARQPELMNELQTKMFLLAGLIDAAFIIGTGIALWFATANPFLAQIANLPK, from the coding sequence ATGGAAGTCATTAGCTTTGTTGCCCTCGCCGCCGGCCTGATCATCGGTCTGGGTGCTGTCGGTGCCTGTATCGGCATCGGCATCATGGGCAGCAAGTACCTCGAGTCGGCCGCCCGCCAGCCCGAGCTGATGAACGAACTGCAAACCAAGATGTTCCTGCTGGCCGGTCTGATCGACGCCGCGTTCATCATCGGTACCGGTATTGCTCTCTGGTTCGCCACTGCCAACCCGTTCCTGGCCCAGATCGCCAACCTGCCGAAGTAA
- the atpB gene encoding F0F1 ATP synthase subunit A produces the protein MASAGANAPSAGEYISHHLHHLQNHHQTGPVDFSVINLDSIFFSVVLGVLGCWLLWLAARKATSGRPGRFQAAVEILVEMVDSQAKGIVHNAQSRKLVAPLALTVFVWIFLMNFMDMLPVDILPWINDKTIGLPYLRVVPTADLSITMGLSVGVLILCLFYNVKIKGLGGWVHELFAAPFGDKWFLYPFNFAMQIIEFVAKTVSHGMRLFGNMYAGELIFMLIALMGGAFALNATGIALFLGHIVAGTVWTIFHILIITLQAFVFMMLTLVYIGQAHDAH, from the coding sequence ATGGCAAGCGCAGGCGCAAACGCCCCGTCCGCGGGTGAATACATCAGCCACCACCTGCATCACCTGCAGAACCACCACCAGACCGGCCCCGTCGATTTCTCGGTCATCAACCTCGATTCCATCTTCTTCAGCGTCGTGCTGGGGGTGCTTGGCTGCTGGCTGCTGTGGCTGGCCGCACGCAAGGCCACCTCGGGCCGCCCGGGCCGTTTCCAGGCCGCCGTCGAGATCCTCGTCGAGATGGTCGACAGCCAGGCCAAGGGCATCGTGCACAACGCCCAGAGCCGCAAGCTCGTCGCGCCGCTGGCGCTCACCGTGTTCGTCTGGATCTTCCTGATGAACTTCATGGACATGCTGCCGGTCGACATCCTGCCCTGGATCAACGACAAGACCATCGGCCTGCCCTATCTGCGCGTCGTGCCCACCGCCGACCTGTCGATCACCATGGGCCTGTCGGTCGGCGTGCTGATCCTCTGCCTGTTCTACAACGTCAAGATCAAGGGCCTGGGCGGCTGGGTCCATGAACTTTTCGCCGCCCCGTTCGGCGACAAGTGGTTCCTCTATCCCTTCAACTTCGCGATGCAGATCATCGAGTTCGTCGCGAAGACCGTGTCGCACGGCATGCGGTTGTTCGGCAACATGTACGCCGGCGAACTGATCTTCATGCTGATCGCGCTGATGGGCGGCGCCTTCGCGCTCAACGCCACCGGCATCGCCCTCTTCCTCGGCCACATCGTGGCCGGCACGGTGTGGACCATCTTCCACATCCTGATCATCACCCTGCAGGCCTTCGTGTTCATGATGCTCACGCTGGTCTACATCGGCCAGGCGCACGACGCCCACTGA